One region of uncultured Sulfurimonas sp. genomic DNA includes:
- the leuB gene encoding 3-isopropylmalate dehydrogenase, giving the protein MKNYKIALIKGDGIGPEIIDEAVKVLDAVSSCCGFNFEYEEALMGGCAYDITGDPLPQETITTSLNSDAVLFGAIGGEKWDSLPREKRPESGLLRFRKELGVYSNLRPAVVYNELINASSLKPSIIKGVDIMVVRELIGGIYFGEPKGRTEDKGWNTMVYTRKEIQRIAHHAFKIAQKRDKRVCSIDKANVLDVSQLWRDVVIEVSKEYPDVELSHMYVDNAAMQLVLNPKQFDVMLTGNIFGDILSDEASMLCGSIGLLPSASVGDKIGVYEPIHGSAPDIAGQGIANPIATIASASMMLRYALGENEAADKIDNAIKKALSEGYRTQDLAQFDAKEVCSTSEMGSIIANYIVR; this is encoded by the coding sequence ATGAAAAATTATAAAATAGCACTAATCAAAGGTGATGGAATAGGTCCAGAAATAATAGATGAAGCTGTAAAAGTACTGGATGCAGTATCATCTTGTTGTGGTTTTAATTTTGAGTACGAAGAGGCTTTAATGGGTGGTTGTGCTTATGACATAACAGGTGATCCACTTCCTCAAGAGACTATAACGACTTCACTAAACTCAGATGCAGTTCTTTTTGGAGCTATTGGTGGAGAAAAATGGGACTCTTTACCTCGTGAAAAAAGACCAGAAAGCGGACTTTTAAGATTTCGTAAAGAGTTAGGTGTATATTCAAACTTACGTCCAGCTGTAGTTTACAATGAACTTATAAATGCATCTTCACTTAAGCCTTCTATCATTAAGGGTGTTGATATAATGGTAGTTCGTGAACTTATCGGTGGTATCTACTTTGGTGAACCAAAAGGTAGAACGGAAGATAAGGGTTGGAACACTATGGTTTACACTCGCAAAGAGATACAAAGAATCGCACATCATGCTTTTAAAATTGCTCAAAAAAGAGATAAAAGAGTTTGCTCTATTGATAAAGCAAATGTTTTAGATGTTTCTCAACTTTGGAGAGATGTTGTAATCGAAGTATCAAAAGAGTACCCAGATGTGGAACTTTCTCATATGTACGTTGATAATGCAGCTATGCAACTTGTACTAAATCCAAAACAGTTTGATGTAATGCTTACAGGAAATATTTTTGGAGATATCTTAAGTGATGAAGCATCTATGCTTTGTGGCTCTATTGGTCTTCTGCCTTCAGCATCTGTTGGAGACAAGATAGGAGTTTATGAACCTATTCATGGCTCTGCTCCAGATATTGCAGGTCAAGGAATAGCAAATCCAATAGCAACAATCGCTTCAGCATCTATGATGCTTAGATATGCACTTGGTGAAAATGAAGCTGCGGACAAAATCGATAATGCTATTAAAAAAGCACTTAGCGAGGGTTATAGAACACAAGATTTAGCACAATTTGATGCTAAGGAAGTTTGTTCAACTAGCGAAATGGGTTCTATTATTGCTAACTATATAGTAAGATAG
- a CDS encoding flagellar basal body rod C-terminal domain-containing protein: MNISNNISSIQSHQTMMNTSANNIANLNTDAFVPSDTKMSNTMDSVVANTRKSDNTGSSKSQTDLTKEMPDQIIAQNATSINVSAIKTQDEMLGSLLDIKA, translated from the coding sequence ATGAACATATCAAATAACATATCATCAATTCAATCTCATCAAACTATGATGAACACTAGTGCCAATAATATAGCAAACTTAAATACAGATGCTTTTGTTCCATCAGATACAAAAATGTCAAATACTATGGATTCAGTAGTTGCTAATACAAGAAAATCTGACAACACAGGTTCAAGTAAGAGTCAAACAGATTTAACAAAAGAGATGCCAGATCAGATAATAGCTCAAAATGCGACTTCTATAAATGTAAGCGCTATAAAAACTCAAGATGAGATGCTAGGCTCGTTACTAGATATTAAAGCATAG
- a CDS encoding HlyD family type I secretion periplasmic adaptor subunit codes for MSYRYLEERDWNYRFFVLPIIVFMSVFLIWSYFAEIDESVKGVGKVIPSGQTRLLQHLEGGIITDILVAEGDVVEKAEVLFKIKNQYFISEKKENIIKLIAYQAKFKRITALLHDEKELSFDEETKESIPLIVENEVAIFKSQKRRNNSELSILQEQLNQKKAKLTELEIRLENLSIEYKLSQESMKIKEELSKKGAISKENYLQSLSSKQKLYTQLQEIRYSIPVLKTEIQEFFNKIDSKKLDIRSKLLQENSEVQVEIKKLQEIMQTDLDRDARIGVKSPTKGIVNKINYNTIGGIVKSGDTIAEISPLDDELMIEAKINTADRAYIYPGQNVSIEITAYESSKYGLVKGKLIGISPDSSSDDKGGSFYTIKVKADNYRFDENSPILIGMTANVNILTGKRTILHYLLKPMKDIKYKALTEH; via the coding sequence ATGAGCTATAGATACTTAGAAGAAAGAGATTGGAATTATCGTTTTTTTGTACTTCCTATTATTGTTTTTATGAGTGTTTTTTTAATTTGGTCTTATTTTGCTGAGATTGATGAGAGTGTCAAGGGAGTTGGTAAGGTTATACCATCAGGACAGACTAGACTTCTTCAGCATTTAGAAGGTGGAATTATTACTGATATTTTAGTTGCAGAGGGTGATGTGGTTGAAAAAGCTGAGGTATTATTTAAAATTAAAAATCAATATTTCATCTCTGAAAAAAAAGAAAACATCATTAAACTAATAGCATATCAAGCAAAATTTAAAAGAATCACAGCTTTACTTCATGATGAAAAAGAATTGAGTTTTGATGAAGAAACAAAAGAGAGTATTCCTCTTATTGTGGAAAATGAAGTTGCTATTTTTAAATCCCAAAAAAGAAGAAATAATTCAGAATTGTCTATTTTACAAGAACAACTCAATCAAAAAAAAGCTAAATTAACGGAGCTTGAGATTAGACTTGAAAACCTTTCTATAGAGTACAAACTTTCTCAAGAAAGTATGAAAATCAAAGAAGAACTTAGCAAAAAAGGTGCAATTTCCAAAGAAAACTATCTTCAAAGTCTATCTTCAAAACAAAAGTTATACACTCAATTACAAGAAATAAGATATTCTATACCTGTTTTAAAAACAGAAATTCAAGAATTTTTCAATAAGATAGATTCTAAAAAACTCGACATTAGATCTAAGTTACTTCAAGAAAATAGTGAAGTGCAAGTTGAGATAAAAAAACTACAAGAGATTATGCAAACAGACCTAGATAGAGATGCAAGGATAGGTGTAAAGAGTCCGACAAAAGGAATAGTTAATAAAATCAACTACAACACCATTGGAGGAATAGTAAAATCCGGAGATACAATTGCTGAGATATCTCCTCTTGATGATGAATTGATGATAGAAGCTAAGATCAATACCGCAGATAGAGCGTATATATATCCAGGTCAAAATGTTTCTATAGAAATTACAGCTTATGAGTCTTCAAAGTATGGACTTGTAAAGGGTAAACTTATAGGGATATCCCCTGATAGTTCCAGTGATGACAAAGGTGGAAGTTTTTATACTATAAAAGTAAAAGCTGATAATTATAGATTTGATGAAAATTCACCTATACTCATAGGTATGACCGCCAATGTAAACATTCTCACAGGAAAAAGAACCATATTACACTACTTGCTAAAACCAATGAAAGATATAAAATATAAGGCACTAACTGAACATTAA
- a CDS encoding 3-isopropylmalate dehydratase small subunit — protein MQKANIDGKVWTFGKDIDTDLIIAARYLSTSVPEELAKHVMEDADPEFVNNMSRGDVIVAGENFGCGSSREHAPIALKAAGVAAVIAPTFARIFYRNAFNMGLPIFELKESAEISEGDEISVNMNAGTITNKTTNKSYNFIPIPEFMQELIDAGGLMNFATNEIKGK, from the coding sequence ATGCAAAAAGCAAATATTGATGGAAAAGTTTGGACTTTTGGAAAAGATATTGATACAGATTTGATTATCGCTGCTCGATACTTAAGCACATCTGTACCAGAAGAACTCGCAAAACACGTTATGGAAGATGCTGATCCAGAATTCGTAAACAATATGAGCAGAGGTGATGTTATTGTCGCTGGAGAAAATTTTGGTTGTGGAAGTTCAAGAGAACACGCGCCTATAGCTCTTAAGGCAGCAGGTGTAGCAGCGGTTATAGCTCCAACATTCGCAAGAATTTTTTATAGAAACGCGTTTAATATGGGACTTCCTATATTTGAACTTAAAGAGAGTGCTGAGATTAGCGAAGGTGATGAAATCAGTGTCAATATGAACGCAGGAACTATCACAAATAAAACTACAAACAAATCATATAATTTCATTCCAATTCCAGAGTTTATGCAAGAGCTTATTGATGCAGGTGGTTTAATGAACTTTGCAACAAACGAAATTAAAGGTAAATAA
- the purU gene encoding formyltetrahydrofolate deformylase, with amino-acid sequence MSQCRVLIDANDEKGLVHKISTVFYKNDLNMLSNSEFVDKENNKFFMRSVVDGEIDLAKLEKSLKDVLPSSAGIKLIEPNKKNIIIMATKELHALGDILIRHEAGELDANILAVISNYDELESLVTKFDIPYITISHDGYERLEHEQKIIECIDTFEDVDYIVLAKYMRILTPRFVEAYEDKIINIHHSFLPAFIGANPYKQAYNRGVKIIGATAHFVNNNLDEGPIIAQEVIRVDHAYSWKDMQSSGRDVEKVVLSRALKLALEDRIFVYANKTVIF; translated from the coding sequence GTGAGTCAATGTAGAGTTCTTATAGATGCAAATGATGAAAAAGGCTTAGTTCACAAAATATCAACAGTTTTTTATAAAAATGATTTAAATATGCTCTCTAATAGTGAGTTTGTTGATAAAGAAAATAATAAATTTTTTATGAGAAGTGTTGTTGATGGAGAGATTGATTTAGCTAAGTTAGAAAAATCACTAAAAGATGTTTTACCAAGTAGTGCTGGAATTAAACTAATAGAGCCAAATAAAAAAAATATTATTATTATGGCGACAAAAGAACTTCATGCACTTGGAGATATTCTTATTCGCCATGAAGCAGGTGAATTGGATGCGAATATATTAGCTGTTATATCTAACTATGATGAGCTGGAATCTTTGGTTACAAAATTTGATATACCATATATTACTATATCACATGATGGTTATGAGCGTTTAGAACACGAACAAAAAATCATAGAGTGTATAGACACTTTTGAAGATGTTGATTATATTGTTCTTGCAAAATATATGCGTATATTAACTCCTAGATTTGTTGAAGCTTATGAAGATAAAATTATAAATATTCATCACTCATTTTTACCTGCTTTTATAGGTGCAAATCCATATAAGCAAGCTTATAACAGAGGTGTTAAAATCATAGGTGCAACTGCACACTTTGTAAACAATAATTTGGATGAAGGTCCAATCATTGCTCAAGAAGTCATAAGAGTAGATCATGCTTATAGCTGGAAAGATATGCAAAGTTCAGGCAGAGATGTTGAAAAAGTTGTTCTTTCTCGCGCTTTAAAGTTAGCACTTGAAGATAGAATTTTTGTTTATGCAAATAAAACGGTCATCTTCTAA
- a CDS encoding tRNA (cytidine(34)-2'-O)-methyltransferase has protein sequence MFNLVLVNPQIPNNTGAIGRLCVNAGASLHLIKPIAFDIDEKAVRRAGLDYWDKLDLHVWESIEEFFEKNEISDNAHFATTKTDKPYFEAKFKDGDFIFFGSETAGIPENILNSYKEQNITIPMTNNGRSLNLAISTGIVLYDAIRQNYSSFKEIL, from the coding sequence ATGTTTAATCTAGTTTTAGTTAATCCTCAAATTCCAAATAATACAGGTGCAATAGGACGCTTATGCGTAAATGCAGGTGCTTCTTTGCATCTAATCAAACCTATAGCTTTTGATATTGATGAAAAAGCTGTTCGTAGAGCAGGGCTTGATTATTGGGATAAGTTAGATTTGCATGTTTGGGAAAGTATAGAAGAGTTTTTTGAAAAGAATGAGATTAGTGATAATGCTCATTTTGCAACTACAAAAACAGACAAGCCTTACTTTGAAGCAAAATTTAAAGATGGTGACTTTATCTTTTTTGGAAGTGAAACAGCTGGTATTCCTGAAAATATTTTAAACTCTTATAAAGAGCAAAATATAACTATACCAATGACAAATAATGGCAGAAGCTTAAATTTGGCGATAAGCACAGGAATAGTTCTTTATGATGCAATCAGACAAAACTATAGCTCTTTTAAGGAAATCTTATGA
- a CDS encoding MotA/TolQ/ExbB proton channel family protein, whose amino-acid sequence MRRLRILKVYGILWLFIFFIVYSNLSLLYDFFITTLTFNIAVLTTLSIGLVVIFKATFELVMLTGTFAVIRYKKGGSLEFYLNGIDKIFPENVSKMFAQRASHQNIYFTHSEAAEVTNWLEEKFINQKSFIGFFVSMCLMIGLLGTFSGLLIALNDMGAIILSLQGDVNIGEVMNRLNGPIGGMSVGFGSSLFGVASAIILSLKGYILEKNQTNFIEDVQDWISSLIIESPVNAADGSVTSASGSSMSQIMEVFTDKINKFSSSMEESNKANENILKVLSQSIDGESKAAKDEMAALENISAGIKDLNISSYQSSSSLVSSIEDLSASTVNSGRSIKAMLELQEKNNELLSQLLKKLDKELKA is encoded by the coding sequence ATGCGTAGATTACGAATATTAAAAGTTTATGGAATCTTATGGCTGTTTATATTTTTTATTGTTTATTCAAACTTATCGTTACTTTATGATTTTTTTATAACTACTTTAACTTTTAATATAGCTGTATTAACAACCTTATCAATTGGTCTTGTAGTGATTTTTAAAGCTACTTTTGAACTTGTAATGCTTACTGGAACATTTGCTGTAATCCGCTATAAAAAAGGTGGCTCACTAGAGTTTTATCTAAATGGTATAGATAAAATATTTCCAGAAAATGTTTCTAAAATGTTTGCACAACGAGCTTCTCATCAAAATATATACTTTACTCATTCAGAAGCAGCGGAAGTTACTAACTGGCTTGAAGAAAAATTTATAAATCAAAAAAGTTTTATAGGATTTTTTGTTAGTATGTGTTTGATGATAGGTCTTCTTGGAACATTTTCAGGACTACTTATTGCTTTAAATGACATGGGAGCAATTATTTTATCTTTACAAGGTGATGTAAATATAGGTGAAGTTATGAATAGGTTAAATGGTCCTATTGGTGGAATGTCTGTAGGTTTTGGGTCTTCATTGTTTGGTGTTGCATCTGCTATTATACTTAGCCTTAAAGGTTATATTTTAGAAAAAAATCAAACTAACTTTATAGAAGATGTTCAAGATTGGATCAGTTCTTTGATTATAGAATCTCCTGTTAATGCAGCAGATGGCTCAGTTACAAGTGCAAGTGGTAGCTCAATGTCTCAGATAATGGAAGTTTTTACAGACAAAATAAATAAATTTTCAAGTAGTATGGAAGAGTCTAATAAAGCAAATGAAAACATTTTAAAAGTTTTATCTCAAAGTATAGATGGAGAATCAAAAGCTGCAAAAGATGAAATGGCGGCACTTGAAAATATTTCTGCTGGTATAAAAGATTTAAATATTAGTAGCTATCAAAGTTCATCATCTCTAGTTAGCTCCATAGAAGACTTATCAGCATCTACTGTTAATTCTGGAAGAAGTATCAAAGCAATGCTTGAATTACAAGAGAAAAACAATGAACTCTTAAGCCAACTTCTTAAAAAACTAGATAAAGAGCTTAAGGCTTAA
- a CDS encoding type I secretion system permease/ATPase, protein MLTEDTLKKDPLLKCVKHVLDFHFGDVSFKSISAFFIKSDVFDIPHAKEVLNSFKLNTLQREISAQDIQKSFLPCIIFDDKNNPLVYLKKTKDKATVFNPTDNTELEITLDGLMLYKKALLVFRDTNHIKLMDSDEKKSWFYEPLRANWRVYIEIAVLTLFINIFALAIPLFVMNIYNRVVPNQAYETLYVLASGTLIILIFDIILKYARSHIIEKVSKDLGLFWEEELMRKMLLIDTQHDKYMSGSKANLFKELQQVRDFFTNKSMVQIIDFPFFVIAILVIYIISPIIAVVPFIFAIIIILFNLLMQKPISKLSKNSSQNLQLKYSFIYESIQGTQSIKLNNATPTRMYIWRNIVAFADGIGMKIQSLHTLSMNLSQFLLQIVVILVVVLGVFEIAEKNLSVGALIAVTMLASRAMMPIVGLSGIVIRIKEMRESIDRIDEFMSKPTEDKQSAESGVGELKGRVEFKNVTFNFDDSKHNAIDNISFTIEAGERVGIIGQTGAGKSTLINLLMGMYKPTSGSIYLDNHDISTIHPVEIRQNIGIMPQEPFLFNATIKENIELFRPISKEKMLEIIRFVGLDDLIKKSGKGDALQVGERGANLSVGQRHLVSLARAIATNPSMLILDEPTSGLDIGLEKKLINKLSSDLDADKTLFVITHRLAALELVDRVLVISNGKIVADGPRDRVLESLKNPQRGS, encoded by the coding sequence GTGCTAACAGAAGATACTTTAAAAAAAGATCCATTGTTAAAGTGTGTTAAACATGTATTGGATTTTCATTTTGGGGATGTTAGTTTTAAAAGTATAAGTGCTTTTTTTATTAAAAGTGATGTTTTTGACATTCCTCACGCAAAAGAAGTTTTAAATAGTTTTAAATTAAACACACTCCAAAGAGAAATCTCAGCTCAAGATATACAAAAAAGCTTTCTTCCTTGCATTATCTTTGATGATAAAAATAATCCTTTGGTTTATCTAAAAAAAACAAAAGATAAAGCTACCGTTTTTAACCCTACTGACAACACAGAACTAGAAATCACTCTTGATGGCTTAATGCTTTATAAAAAAGCTCTTTTAGTCTTTAGAGATACAAACCACATAAAACTAATGGACTCAGATGAAAAAAAATCTTGGTTTTATGAACCACTTAGAGCTAACTGGAGAGTTTATATAGAGATAGCTGTGCTTACACTTTTTATAAATATTTTTGCACTTGCAATTCCTCTTTTTGTTATGAACATATACAATAGAGTTGTTCCAAATCAAGCATATGAAACTCTTTATGTTTTAGCAAGCGGTACTCTGATTATCTTAATTTTTGACATTATACTTAAGTATGCAAGAAGTCATATAATAGAAAAAGTTTCTAAAGATTTAGGACTTTTTTGGGAAGAAGAGTTGATGCGAAAAATGTTACTTATAGACACACAACACGATAAGTATATGTCAGGAAGCAAGGCAAATCTCTTTAAAGAACTTCAACAAGTTCGTGATTTTTTTACAAATAAATCTATGGTTCAAATTATTGATTTTCCATTTTTTGTAATAGCTATACTCGTTATTTACATAATCTCCCCAATTATTGCTGTAGTACCTTTTATATTTGCAATTATTATCATTTTATTTAATCTTTTAATGCAAAAACCAATTTCTAAACTAAGTAAAAATAGTTCTCAAAACCTTCAACTAAAATACAGCTTTATTTATGAATCTATACAAGGTACACAAAGTATAAAACTAAATAATGCTACACCCACTAGAATGTATATATGGAGAAATATTGTAGCTTTTGCAGATGGAATTGGAATGAAAATCCAATCTTTACATACTCTTTCTATGAATCTATCTCAGTTTTTACTTCAGATTGTAGTAATACTTGTAGTTGTTTTAGGGGTCTTTGAAATAGCAGAAAAAAATCTTAGTGTTGGTGCTCTTATCGCGGTAACGATGTTAGCTAGTCGTGCAATGATGCCAATAGTTGGTCTATCAGGCATTGTTATCCGCATAAAAGAGATGCGTGAATCTATAGATAGAATAGATGAATTTATGTCAAAACCAACTGAAGATAAGCAAAGTGCTGAATCTGGTGTTGGAGAGTTAAAAGGAAGAGTTGAATTTAAAAATGTTACATTTAACTTTGATGATAGTAAACATAATGCTATTGATAATATTTCATTTACTATAGAAGCTGGTGAAAGAGTTGGCATAATAGGTCAAACAGGAGCTGGAAAAAGTACACTCATAAATCTTTTAATGGGAATGTATAAACCTACATCTGGTTCTATATATTTGGATAATCATGATATTTCTACTATTCATCCTGTAGAAATTCGTCAAAATATTGGAATCATGCCTCAAGAGCCATTTTTATTTAATGCAACTATAAAAGAAAATATAGAGCTATTTCGCCCTATAAGTAAAGAAAAAATGTTAGAGATTATTAGATTTGTAGGACTTGATGATTTGATAAAAAAATCTGGAAAAGGAGATGCTCTTCAAGTAGGAGAAAGAGGCGCAAATCTCTCCGTTGGACAGCGACATTTAGTCTCACTTGCTCGCGCAATAGCTACAAATCCCTCTATGTTGATTTTAGATGAACCCACTTCAGGACTTGATATTGGTCTGGAGAAAAAACTCATAAATAAATTAAGTAGCGACTTAGATGCAGACAAAACTCTTTTTGTAATTACTCACAGATTAGCTGCACTAGAGCTAGTTGATAGAGTTTTAGTTATAAGCAATGGTAAAATTGTAGCAGATGGACCTAGAGATAGGGTTTTAGAGTCACTTAAAAATCCGCAAAGAGGTAGTTAA
- a CDS encoding SH3 domain-containing protein, which yields MKYIFLIFFSLVFASCSSKDVVLIEKNKEVEKKDNKPQKNVEIFDLINIPQDAEFFTKKLDAKTKKYKIQYRYEKYYFSVWNDKKPRETLKDIKWPFASYGVGDSYGENFKPLKQDFFDEMYKKANFKQYATLNAKAITLRHTDIRSFPTDRPLLKDPSIAGEGFPFDYLQNSTVYANKPLFVSHYSKDKEWIYAFSSFASGWIKSSEIVFLKEKHTDAWQKAQQVFLIKEDIPLYNQNNNFLFSSKIGMMLPLISEDKNNFTVLAISSYKNSTPMFEKVKIPKKIARKEALTFDKESLKNIVNELMQSNYGWGGMYGQRDCSSTLRDMYAPFGIWLPRNSSQQAKVGKIINLDKLSDEEKISIIKKEAIPFETLLYKKGHIVLYVGTYNDDIVILHNTWGIKTQKDGVEGRVVVGKTVFSTLKFGENIKDYDRDGEILKNLKSMNILTR from the coding sequence TTGAAGTATATTTTTTTAATTTTTTTCTCACTTGTCTTTGCATCTTGTTCTTCTAAGGATGTTGTTTTGATAGAGAAAAACAAAGAAGTTGAAAAAAAAGATAATAAACCTCAAAAAAATGTTGAAATTTTTGATTTAATTAATATTCCTCAAGATGCTGAATTTTTTACAAAAAAACTTGATGCTAAAACAAAAAAATATAAAATTCAGTATAGATATGAAAAATATTATTTTAGTGTATGGAATGATAAGAAGCCAAGAGAGACACTCAAAGATATAAAGTGGCCTTTTGCATCTTATGGAGTTGGCGATAGTTATGGAGAAAATTTCAAGCCACTTAAACAAGATTTTTTCGATGAGATGTACAAAAAAGCTAACTTTAAACAATATGCAACTCTAAATGCTAAGGCCATAACGCTAAGACATACCGATATAAGATCTTTTCCTACAGATAGACCACTTTTAAAAGATCCAAGTATAGCTGGAGAAGGTTTTCCTTTTGACTATCTTCAAAATTCCACAGTATATGCAAACAAACCTCTTTTTGTATCTCACTATTCAAAAGATAAAGAGTGGATTTACGCATTTAGTAGTTTTGCATCTGGATGGATAAAATCTAGTGAAATAGTTTTTTTAAAAGAAAAACATACAGATGCATGGCAAAAAGCACAACAAGTTTTTTTAATAAAAGAAGACATTCCACTTTACAATCAAAATAATAATTTTCTTTTCTCATCAAAAATAGGAATGATGCTTCCGCTAATATCTGAGGATAAAAATAATTTTACTGTATTAGCAATTTCATCTTATAAAAACTCTACTCCAATGTTTGAAAAAGTTAAAATACCTAAAAAAATAGCAAGGAAAGAGGCTTTAACCTTTGATAAAGAGTCTTTAAAAAATATAGTAAATGAACTAATGCAAAGTAATTATGGTTGGGGTGGAATGTATGGACAAAGAGATTGTTCATCTACTCTTCGTGATATGTATGCACCATTTGGAATATGGCTTCCTAGAAATTCATCTCAACAAGCTAAAGTTGGAAAAATCATAAATTTAGATAAGCTTAGTGATGAAGAGAAAATCTCTATAATTAAAAAAGAAGCAATTCCTTTTGAGACTCTTTTGTACAAAAAGGGACATATAGTTTTATATGTAGGTACATACAACGATGATATAGTTATTCTTCATAATACTTGGGGAATTAAAACTCAAAAAGATGGAGTAGAGGGCAGGGTTGTAGTTGGAAAAACTGTTTTTAGCACTTTAAAATTTGGTGAAAATATAAAAGATTATGATAGAGATGGAGAGATCCTTAAAAACTTAAAAAGTATGAATATATTAACTAGATAA
- a CDS encoding LexA family transcriptional regulator, producing the protein MKSFLDIVEEIKSIVSCEFNSKKIFDKDVADILGISQMNFATMKKRNKVPFGELLDFCASRSISINWMLYGQSPESLVEATNRFYMVKYFSDVNASAGGGTDEQSEEIEKLEIPEQFVFMLGGENEIKNIEAINVSGDSMEPTFSYNDIVFINRAKTDLQRGGIFTIRTEAGLFIKRVQKRIDGKIDIISDNQVYSTQTLQPHEIEVIGRVVSRFGDVD; encoded by the coding sequence ATGAAAAGTTTTTTAGATATTGTTGAAGAGATAAAAAGTATAGTCTCTTGTGAATTTAATTCTAAGAAGATATTTGATAAGGATGTAGCCGATATTCTTGGTATATCACAAATGAACTTTGCAACTATGAAAAAAAGAAATAAAGTACCTTTTGGTGAGTTGTTAGACTTTTGTGCATCTAGGAGTATTTCAATTAACTGGATGCTTTATGGACAATCACCTGAGAGTTTAGTAGAAGCTACAAATAGATTTTATATGGTTAAATATTTTAGTGATGTTAATGCATCTGCAGGTGGTGGAACAGATGAACAATCAGAAGAGATAGAAAAGCTTGAAATTCCTGAGCAATTTGTTTTTATGTTAGGTGGTGAAAATGAGATAAAAAACATAGAAGCCATTAATGTCTCAGGTGATTCTATGGAACCAACTTTTAGTTATAATGACATTGTTTTTATAAATAGAGCAAAAACAGATCTTCAAAGAGGTGGTATTTTTACTATAAGAACTGAGGCAGGGCTATTTATTAAGCGTGTTCAAAAAAGAATCGACGGTAAAATAGATATAATATCTGACAATCAAGTATATTCTACGCAAACTCTTCAACCACATGAGATAGAAGTGATAGGTAGAGTAGTAAGTAGATTTGGTGATGTGGATTAA